The following are from one region of the Quercus lobata isolate SW786 unplaced genomic scaffold, ValleyOak3.0 Primary Assembly Scq3eQI_404, whole genome shotgun sequence genome:
- the LOC115973170 gene encoding uncharacterized protein LOC115973170, producing the protein MERVKKYGMMDIPEGLYYVTDELNKKYQSRLTVDDIIDKYMELLSSWKIWIKLIKDEEKLVVLDWVNGKITLADNSWWERKLKEFPEAAFIREVGLPNVSILDIIFGSCTTVVPKGLGISRVSLEDLDSEASTAGSDKVELMKKVKRRLAKIPELKSDEALAMFCKELFVDISKRVWFCAIQPNLRLLWLQSEFKEFNKRQEENEANESHSAVARESHCDAESFNKSLKKSPNQI; encoded by the exons ATGGAAAGAGTCAAAAAATACGGAATGATGGACATACCAGAGGGGTTATATTATGTTACAGAtgaattaaataagaaatatcaatcGAGGCTTACGGTCGAtgatattattgataaatatatgGAACTCCTTTCTAGCTGGAAAATCTGGATAAAATTGATCAAGGATGAGGAGAAGTTGGTCGTTCTTGATTGGGTTAATGGTAAAATTACTTTGGCAGACAACTCATGGTGGGAAAGAAAGTTAAAG GAGTTCCCTGAGGCGGCTTTTATACGTGAAGTAGGTCTGCCAAATGTAAGTATTTTAGACATCATATTCGGAAGCTGTACAACGGTTGTACCGAAGGGCTTAGGAATATCAAGGGTTTCTCTTGAGGACTTGGACTCGGAGGCTAGTACTGCGGGTTCAGACAAGGTTGAGCTGATGAAGAAAGTAAAAAGGAGGTTAGCCAAAATTCCTGAATTGAAGTCAGATGAGGCCCTCGCTATGTTCTGTAAAGAACTGTTTGTTGATATATCTAAAAGAGTCTGGTTTTGTGCAATCCAACCGAACCTGCGGTTGTTGTGGCTCCAAAGTGAATTCAAAGAATTTAACAAAAGGCAGGAGGAGAATGAAGCAAATGAGAGCCATTCTGCCGTTGCGAGAGAATCACACTGTGATGCAGAGAGCTTCAATAAATCACTCAAAAAGTCCCCCAATCAAATCTGA